A window of the Motilibacter rhizosphaerae genome harbors these coding sequences:
- a CDS encoding glycosyltransferase produces the protein MIPPASDVVVVVPTLGDRPELLQRCLASLTTQFPHPRILVVAPERAHERVRPLLPPGAELLQERGKGLSAAINTGFAAAGDATWVAWLGDDDALEPGSLRAATAALEGDPRASMAYGGVRFVDGDGRTTRVLRPGRAEGRWLLRWGPNLVSQPGCVFRGTALRAAGPLDEDLRYTMDLDLFLRLQRQGPLVRVPALLASYRWEEGTLTVDNQAESAAEAERVRRRYRRGGPAAALLARAGRAAGQVVYHVDKLRPAPRASRGRSLLVVADTMEGGLGGAARRHAEGLAGEGWTVGLAAPGAGASGVRGAATVELPVPDSAFEVAGMLRAARVLRAVLREQAPRHVHVHGTRSQALALLAGRRPWVTFHGAGRLPGQSGPATAVRQVARGAAPLLSRGALSVSPGVGPGWVHLPTASPALTALERRDAASLAPEPLFVWVGRLSEQKRPEVFVEALALLARTHPSARGVVLGDGPLAARLEDLVQRTGAPVELRGDVQGVAGVAPVLAAAWGFCLFSHFEGVPFAQEEAMWVGVAPVVSDLPGTRWLAGPTGAYADTADAAAAALAALCDRAEAVRRGEQAAKRVRTLLAPAAPLPQLLAAYERRG, from the coding sequence GTGATCCCCCCTGCCAGCGACGTCGTGGTCGTCGTGCCGACGCTCGGCGACCGCCCGGAGCTGCTGCAGCGCTGCCTCGCCTCCCTCACGACGCAGTTCCCCCACCCGCGCATCCTCGTCGTGGCACCCGAGCGCGCCCACGAGCGCGTGCGCCCGCTGCTGCCCCCGGGCGCCGAGCTCCTGCAGGAGCGCGGGAAGGGGCTGAGCGCCGCGATCAACACCGGGTTCGCGGCCGCCGGGGACGCGACCTGGGTGGCGTGGCTCGGCGACGACGACGCCCTCGAGCCCGGGTCCCTGCGGGCGGCGACCGCCGCGCTCGAGGGGGACCCCCGGGCCTCGATGGCGTACGGCGGGGTGCGGTTCGTCGACGGTGACGGCCGCACGACGCGGGTCCTGCGGCCGGGGCGGGCGGAGGGGCGCTGGCTGCTCCGCTGGGGGCCCAACCTCGTCTCCCAGCCCGGCTGCGTCTTCCGCGGCACGGCCCTGCGCGCCGCCGGCCCGCTCGACGAGGACCTGCGCTACACGATGGACCTCGACCTGTTCCTGCGGCTGCAGCGGCAGGGTCCGCTGGTGCGCGTGCCGGCCTTGCTCGCGAGCTACCGCTGGGAGGAGGGCACGCTCACCGTCGACAACCAGGCCGAGTCCGCCGCGGAGGCCGAGCGCGTGCGCCGCCGCTACCGCCGCGGCGGACCCGCCGCCGCCCTGCTCGCGCGCGCCGGGCGTGCAGCCGGGCAGGTGGTCTACCACGTCGACAAGCTCCGGCCCGCTCCGCGGGCCAGCCGGGGGCGCAGCCTGCTCGTCGTCGCCGACACCATGGAGGGCGGCCTGGGCGGCGCTGCCCGACGGCACGCCGAGGGGCTCGCGGGCGAGGGCTGGACGGTCGGGCTCGCGGCTCCGGGCGCCGGCGCCTCGGGGGTGCGGGGAGCCGCCACCGTCGAGCTCCCCGTGCCGGACAGCGCGTTCGAGGTCGCGGGCATGCTCCGTGCCGCCCGTGTGCTGCGCGCCGTCCTCCGGGAGCAGGCACCGCGCCACGTGCACGTCCACGGGACGCGCTCCCAGGCGCTGGCCCTCCTCGCCGGCCGTCGGCCCTGGGTGACGTTCCACGGCGCCGGCCGGCTGCCGGGCCAGTCCGGACCCGCCACCGCTGTGCGGCAGGTCGCGCGGGGCGCCGCACCGCTGCTCTCGCGCGGGGCTCTCAGCGTCTCTCCCGGCGTCGGCCCGGGCTGGGTGCACCTGCCCACGGCCAGCCCCGCGCTCACCGCCCTGGAGCGCCGGGACGCCGCGTCGCTGGCGCCGGAGCCGCTGTTCGTCTGGGTCGGGCGGCTCTCGGAGCAGAAGCGCCCGGAGGTCTTCGTCGAGGCACTGGCGCTGCTCGCGCGCACCCACCCCAGCGCCAGGGGCGTCGTCTTGGGCGACGGTCCGCTCGCCGCACGCCTCGAGGACCTGGTCCAGCGCACCGGCGCCCCCGTCGAGCTGCGCGGCGACGTGCAGGGAGTCGCGGGCGTGGCGCCCGTGCTCGCCGCTGCCTGGGGGTTCTGCCTGTTCAGCCACTTCGAGGGCGTGCCCTTCGCGCAGGAGGAGGCGATGTGGGTGGGCGTCGCCCCCGTCGTCAGCGACCTGCCCGGCACCCGCTGGCTGGCGGGCCCCACCGGCGCGTACGCCGACACGGCGGACGCCGCCGCCGCCGCCCTGGCCGCGCTGTGCGACCGGGCGGAGGCCGTGCGCCGTGGTGAGCAGGCGGCCAAGCGCGTGCGCACGCTGCTCGCCCCCGCTGCGCCGCTCCCGCAGCTCCTCGCGGCGTACGAGCGGCGGGGCTAG
- a CDS encoding O-antigen ligase family protein: MTAVKDLQQVEQRTSRHRREDPGPLLVPGTVAAAYLLATGRWGSYVGWPAHQVYAGDVLLALTVVWALLRHRASFSATRRDLVALAPVLALAGWAAVRLVTPLHLESDALRDVAPYLYLLVACFGLVRVGERARLRTTAVLYAALVVHAGWFVWSMRFPARVAGLPLLDGTVRVLETRADFDGSVTAVLASASLALAVGSRRLPARLALLALSVASMYVVASTANRAALIALVTTLCGVLVACWSTLALAVRHHPRVSAAAAVLLLVALVVVAPRTPVYDRLAGGAGWAKNSVSGTTAAREAAWGEVLHYVDHRPSRVAVGVGMGPDFLQDSGAAVHFQYVGRKEVRQPHNYALNTYARTGLVGVALLAWLLVSLVVAAVRALRRKEATHLGVLCALVLGALFVASMVGVILESPFAAIPFAFAAGRVLVPPSDEAGDAGRAA, encoded by the coding sequence GTGACGGCGGTCAAGGACCTGCAGCAGGTGGAGCAGCGGACGAGCCGGCACCGCCGGGAGGACCCCGGGCCGCTGCTGGTGCCGGGGACCGTCGCCGCCGCGTACCTCCTGGCCACGGGTCGCTGGGGCAGCTACGTGGGCTGGCCCGCGCACCAGGTCTACGCCGGGGACGTCCTGCTCGCCCTCACGGTCGTGTGGGCCCTGCTGCGGCACCGGGCCTCGTTCTCCGCCACCCGGCGCGACCTCGTGGCCCTGGCGCCCGTGCTGGCCCTCGCCGGCTGGGCCGCGGTCCGGCTCGTGACGCCGCTGCACCTCGAGTCCGACGCGCTGCGCGACGTCGCGCCGTACCTCTACCTGCTCGTCGCCTGCTTCGGGCTCGTCCGCGTCGGCGAGCGCGCACGGCTGCGCACGACCGCCGTGCTGTACGCCGCCCTCGTCGTGCACGCCGGCTGGTTCGTCTGGTCGATGCGCTTCCCCGCCAGGGTCGCGGGCCTGCCCCTGCTCGACGGGACCGTCCGCGTGCTGGAGACCCGCGCCGACTTCGACGGCTCGGTCACCGCCGTGCTCGCGTCCGCCTCGCTCGCCCTGGCCGTGGGCTCGCGGCGCCTCCCCGCGCGGCTCGCGCTGCTCGCCCTCAGCGTCGCGAGCATGTACGTCGTGGCGAGCACCGCCAACCGCGCCGCCCTCATCGCGCTCGTCACGACCCTGTGCGGTGTGCTCGTGGCCTGCTGGTCCACGCTCGCGCTCGCGGTCCGGCACCACCCCCGGGTCAGCGCCGCCGCCGCCGTCCTGCTCCTGGTGGCCCTGGTCGTCGTCGCCCCGCGCACCCCCGTCTACGACCGCCTCGCCGGGGGCGCCGGCTGGGCGAAGAACTCGGTCTCGGGCACCACCGCCGCTCGCGAGGCCGCCTGGGGAGAGGTCCTGCACTACGTCGACCACCGCCCGTCCCGCGTCGCGGTCGGCGTCGGCATGGGACCCGACTTCCTGCAGGACTCCGGCGCCGCGGTGCACTTCCAGTACGTCGGTCGCAAGGAGGTGCGCCAGCCGCACAACTACGCGCTCAACACCTACGCCAGGACGGGCCTCGTCGGCGTCGCGCTCCTCGCGTGGCTCCTCGTCTCCCTCGTCGTCGCGGCGGTGCGCGCGCTGCGGCGCAAGGAGGCGACGCACCTCGGCGTGCTCTGCGCGCTCGTGCTCGGCGCGCTGTTCGTCGCGAGCATGGTGGGGGTCATCCTGGAGTCGCCCTTCGCGGCGATCCCGTTCGCCTTCGCCGCGGGCCGCGTGCTGGTCCCGCCCTCCGACGAGGCCGGCGACGCCGGGCGAGCCGCCTGA
- a CDS encoding glycosyltransferase family 4 protein, with the protein MTRRVLVLHNAYRSELPSGENAVVEQEVAGLRAAGAEVTLVLRRSDDIAAMGVQDKLRTAVAPVAAPGTVREVVALARERGCEVAHLHNPYPMLSLGVVRGLHEAGIPVVHTVHNHRHTCMKGTYRRDGHDCRDCAAARLPWPGVAHRCYRGSAAQSLVMATALTRYPYARQPIARHLALTPEIRESLLGAGVPEERIVLKPNGVPDPGPATPPGRGFLFVGRVSEEKGVLLLADAWLRHPDGALGTLTVVGDGPELPVLRQRVAQRRDVELTGQLDRPAVAERMRAAAYVVVPSVWPEAQPLVVLETLAHGRPLLVSAVGGLPALVPPGGGTVVAPDAGAWAAALAEASVADLAQQGAAARAAYERQHSSEVSVRRLLAVYEEVLAGRW; encoded by the coding sequence GTGACCCGCCGGGTCCTCGTCCTGCACAACGCCTACCGCTCGGAGCTGCCCTCGGGCGAGAACGCCGTCGTCGAGCAGGAGGTCGCCGGGCTGCGCGCAGCGGGCGCGGAGGTCACCCTCGTGCTGCGGCGCAGCGACGACATCGCCGCGATGGGGGTGCAGGACAAGCTGCGGACGGCGGTCGCGCCGGTGGCTGCCCCGGGGACCGTCCGCGAGGTCGTCGCGCTCGCGCGCGAGCGCGGGTGCGAGGTCGCGCACCTGCACAACCCGTACCCCATGCTCTCGTTGGGCGTGGTGCGCGGTCTGCACGAGGCCGGGATCCCCGTGGTGCACACGGTGCACAACCACCGGCACACCTGCATGAAGGGCACGTACAGGCGGGACGGGCACGACTGCCGTGACTGCGCCGCCGCCCGCCTGCCGTGGCCGGGCGTGGCGCACCGGTGCTACCGCGGCTCGGCCGCGCAGAGCCTCGTCATGGCGACGGCGCTGACCCGCTACCCGTACGCCCGGCAGCCGATCGCCCGCCACCTCGCGCTCACGCCCGAGATCCGGGAGAGCCTGCTCGGCGCCGGGGTCCCCGAGGAGCGCATCGTGCTCAAGCCCAACGGCGTGCCGGACCCGGGCCCAGCGACGCCGCCCGGCCGCGGCTTCCTCTTCGTGGGGCGGGTGTCGGAGGAGAAGGGGGTGCTGCTGCTCGCCGACGCGTGGCTCCGGCACCCCGACGGCGCGCTCGGCACGCTCACCGTCGTGGGGGACGGCCCCGAGCTCCCCGTCCTGCGCCAGCGGGTGGCGCAGCGCCGCGACGTCGAGCTCACCGGGCAGCTCGACCGCCCCGCCGTCGCCGAGCGCATGCGCGCGGCAGCGTACGTCGTGGTGCCCTCGGTGTGGCCCGAGGCCCAGCCGCTCGTCGTGCTCGAGACGCTCGCCCACGGTCGCCCGCTGCTGGTCAGCGCGGTCGGGGGCCTGCCCGCGCTCGTGCCACCCGGAGGCGGGACGGTCGTCGCTCCGGACGCCGGGGCCTGGGCGGCTGCGCTCGCGGAGGCGTCCGTCGCCGACCTGGCCCAGCAGGGGGCGGCGGCGCGCGCGGCCTACGAGCGGCAGCACAGCAGCGAGGTCAGCGTCCGGCGCCTGCTGGCCGTCTACGAGGAGGTCCTGGCGGGGCGCTGGTGA
- a CDS encoding glycosyltransferase family 2 protein has translation MSSSSAPVLSVVVPVYDEREVLPLFAARTRPVLDGLGVPYEVVAVDDGSTDGTPEVLAGLAAGWPQLRVLRLRRNAGHQAAITAGLDAAAGAYVVTLDADLQDPPELVPELLATAQRAGVDVVYAARDERGTDTWFKRTTARAYYRLMRRIAGVDLPPHAGDYRLMSRAVVGDLRALPERHKVYRLLVPWLGYPSATVHYAREARAAGRTHYPLAKMVRLGLDSVTAFSGSPLRIATWAGGGGSVVAFLLAVWAVVARLAGHVVPGWTSVLVAVLFLGAVQLLCVGLLGEYLGRLFSQSQGRPVYYLQDEAPGRAAARAAEPVGGGQPASE, from the coding sequence ATGAGCAGCTCCAGCGCACCCGTCCTCAGCGTCGTCGTCCCCGTCTACGACGAGCGCGAGGTGCTGCCGCTGTTCGCCGCGCGCACGCGGCCGGTGCTCGACGGGCTCGGCGTGCCGTACGAGGTGGTGGCGGTCGACGACGGCAGCACCGACGGCACCCCGGAGGTGCTGGCCGGTCTCGCCGCCGGCTGGCCGCAGCTGCGCGTGCTGCGGCTGCGGCGCAACGCCGGGCACCAGGCGGCGATCACGGCCGGGCTCGACGCGGCGGCCGGCGCGTACGTCGTCACGCTGGACGCCGACCTGCAGGACCCGCCCGAGCTCGTGCCCGAGCTGCTCGCCACGGCGCAGCGCGCGGGCGTGGACGTCGTCTACGCCGCCCGCGACGAGCGCGGCACGGACACGTGGTTCAAGCGGACGACGGCCCGCGCGTACTACCGGCTGATGCGGCGCATCGCCGGCGTCGACCTGCCTCCGCACGCCGGCGACTACCGGCTGATGAGCCGCGCGGTGGTCGGCGACCTGCGCGCGCTGCCCGAGCGGCACAAGGTCTACCGGCTGCTCGTGCCCTGGCTCGGCTACCCGAGCGCGACCGTGCACTACGCGCGCGAGGCCCGCGCCGCGGGACGCACCCACTACCCGCTCGCGAAGATGGTGCGGCTCGGGCTCGACAGCGTGACCGCCTTCTCCGGCTCGCCGCTGCGCATCGCCACGTGGGCCGGTGGCGGCGGCAGCGTCGTGGCCTTCCTGCTCGCCGTCTGGGCCGTCGTCGCGCGGCTCGCGGGGCACGTCGTCCCCGGCTGGACGAGCGTGCTCGTGGCCGTGCTGTTCCTCGGAGCGGTGCAGCTGCTCTGCGTCGGCCTGCTGGGGGAGTACCTCGGGCGGCTGTTCTCCCAGTCGCAGGGGCGGCCGGTCTACTACCTGCAGGACGAGGCGCCCGGGAGGGCCGCTGCGCGAGCGGCGGAGCCGGTCGGCGGAGGCCAGCCCGCGAGCGAGTGA
- a CDS encoding glycosyltransferase produces MTASPRVSVLLPARNAAQWLGAAVGSILAQTLDDLELVVVDDGSTDATPEVLSAVADRRLRVVRRDGGEGVAAALDAGLEHVRAPLVARMDADDLALPGRLARQVPVLERDEGLVALGAQYDEVDAAGTPTGVRSTLPCGSPLVHWRLLLENPLAHPTVVVRRAALEAVGGYRLDRPGAEDHDLWLRLSPLGRLDNLPDSLLRYRRHPGSVTVGATEVGERTTASLVADALAERLHREPPAEAVAVLRGALDPRAAAPGSVVEAVGLLDDLLAASGAADAAVRSDAARRQVRLLRASARAGVLRPALAQLRELRRGELLRAGLGALAR; encoded by the coding sequence GTGACCGCGTCACCGCGGGTCTCGGTCCTCCTGCCCGCGCGCAACGCCGCGCAGTGGCTGGGTGCCGCGGTCGGCAGCATCCTCGCCCAGACGCTCGACGACCTCGAGCTGGTCGTGGTCGACGACGGCTCCACCGACGCCACCCCGGAGGTGCTCAGCGCGGTCGCGGACCGACGGCTGCGGGTGGTGCGCCGCGACGGGGGCGAGGGCGTCGCCGCCGCGCTCGACGCCGGGCTGGAGCACGTGCGCGCACCGCTCGTGGCACGCATGGACGCCGACGACCTCGCCCTCCCCGGGCGGCTGGCGCGGCAGGTCCCGGTCCTGGAGCGGGACGAGGGGCTCGTCGCGCTCGGGGCGCAGTACGACGAGGTCGACGCCGCGGGCACCCCGACGGGCGTGCGCTCGACCCTCCCGTGCGGCTCACCGCTCGTCCACTGGCGGCTGCTGCTGGAGAACCCGCTCGCGCACCCGACGGTCGTCGTGCGCCGTGCCGCCCTGGAGGCGGTGGGCGGCTACCGCCTCGACCGGCCCGGCGCGGAGGACCACGACCTCTGGCTCCGGCTGTCCCCGCTCGGCCGCCTCGACAACCTGCCGGACAGCCTGCTGCGCTACCGCCGCCACCCCGGGAGCGTCACGGTGGGCGCGACCGAGGTGGGCGAGCGCACGACCGCGTCGCTCGTGGCGGACGCGCTGGCGGAGCGGCTCCACCGCGAGCCCCCCGCCGAGGCGGTGGCCGTGCTGCGCGGCGCGCTGGACCCCCGCGCTGCCGCGCCGGGCTCCGTGGTCGAGGCGGTCGGTCTGCTCGACGACCTGCTCGCCGCGTCGGGAGCAGCGGACGCCGCCGTCAGGTCGGACGCCGCACGCCGCCAGGTGCGCCTGCTGCGGGCGTCCGCCCGGGCGGGAGTGCTGCGCCCCGCCCTGGCGCAGCTGCGCGAGCTCCGGCGGGGGGAGCTCCTGCGGGCCGGCCTCGGCGCGCTGGCCCGCTAG
- a CDS encoding ATP-binding protein, whose protein sequence is MDPVRNPYAPGAGQRPPELAGRDRELDAFEVVLERVAKGRPERSLVLTGLRGVGKTVLLNALRSAAVTRLWGTGKVEARPGQSFRGPLSSALHLAVREIAPRHRDPERVDQFLATLKAFALKSGTGRWHPGIDVLAAKGRADTGDLEIDLVELLSDAAALAQDVGTGIALFLDEMQDLPPGDIDALCAACHELSQQAAPLVVVGAGLPHLPATLSASKSYSERLFRYARIDRLERAAADLALVVPADEEGAEFTPEALELLYAATDGYPYFVQAYGKAVWDTAPRSPVTAEDVRIAVPVAQDELAVGFFGSRYERATPAEREYMRAMAELDDADRPVSTSAVAQHLERKPASLSPARDALIKKGLVYSAERGTIAFTVPHFGQYLRRQPAPA, encoded by the coding sequence ATGGACCCCGTCCGCAACCCCTACGCGCCGGGAGCCGGGCAGCGCCCGCCGGAGCTGGCCGGGCGCGACCGCGAGCTCGACGCGTTCGAGGTCGTGCTCGAGCGGGTCGCGAAGGGCCGGCCGGAGCGCAGCCTCGTCCTCACCGGGCTGCGCGGGGTCGGGAAGACGGTCCTGCTCAACGCCCTGCGCAGCGCCGCGGTCACCCGACTGTGGGGCACCGGCAAGGTCGAGGCGCGGCCGGGGCAGTCGTTCCGCGGGCCGCTGTCGAGCGCACTGCACCTGGCGGTCCGTGAGATCGCGCCGCGCCACCGGGACCCCGAGCGGGTCGACCAGTTCCTCGCCACGCTCAAGGCGTTCGCGCTGAAGTCCGGCACGGGGCGCTGGCACCCGGGCATCGACGTGCTCGCGGCGAAGGGGCGCGCCGACACCGGCGACCTGGAGATCGACCTCGTCGAGCTGCTGAGCGACGCGGCGGCCCTCGCGCAGGACGTCGGGACGGGCATCGCGCTCTTCCTCGACGAGATGCAGGACCTGCCCCCGGGCGACATCGACGCGCTGTGCGCCGCCTGCCACGAGCTCAGCCAGCAGGCCGCCCCGCTCGTCGTCGTGGGCGCCGGCCTCCCGCACCTCCCAGCGACCCTGTCGGCGAGCAAGTCCTACTCGGAGCGGCTCTTCCGCTACGCCCGCATCGACCGCCTCGAGCGGGCGGCGGCCGACCTCGCCCTCGTCGTGCCCGCGGACGAGGAGGGGGCCGAGTTCACGCCCGAGGCGCTCGAGCTGCTCTACGCCGCGACCGACGGCTACCCGTACTTCGTCCAGGCCTACGGCAAGGCGGTCTGGGACACCGCCCCGCGCAGCCCGGTGACGGCCGAGGACGTGCGCATCGCCGTCCCCGTGGCGCAGGACGAGCTGGCCGTCGGCTTCTTCGGCAGCCGCTACGAGCGGGCGACGCCCGCCGAGCGCGAGTACATGCGGGCCATGGCCGAGCTCGACGACGCCGACCGCCCGGTCTCCACCAGCGCGGTCGCCCAGCACCTCGAGCGCAAGCCGGCGAGCCTGTCGCCCGCGCGCGACGCGCTCATCAAGAAGGGCCTGGTCTACTCCGCGGAGCGCGGCACGATCGCCTTCACCGTCCCGCACTTCGGCCAGTACCTCCGCCGCCAGCCGGCCCCGGCATGA
- a CDS encoding acyltransferase family protein — protein sequence MPDLVQSAAPAGEQPVTAPSAPNRLGYRPGLDGVRGLAILLVMVHHAGITALLGGHVGVTVFFTLSGFLITTLLLEERQLTGRIDLAAFYLRRAARLLPALVVVLAVATVSTLVVLGRDGWSAIGWGAGSALLYCSNIIGILEPDVAHVQIFGWAWSLSMEEQFYVVWPSLIVAAFLLRRRPLVVLSAVAAVLTVLSVAEKLSMGTPQGWNGHLYLGPDTRGDALLVGCLLGLALHARAGRRAGSGTGRLRPLVAGVAGVVGLVLLAGVVHEGLVGDARTYHYGLPATALATVGLVLAVLDAPRSPVARLLALRPLVRAGQVSYGLYLWNFPLLWFWEHHRGAPITHREAVVWFVATYVVAELSYRLVEQPVIERNRAHLRARRERRAGRQPLAPAAQPA from the coding sequence GTGCCCGACCTCGTGCAGAGCGCCGCCCCCGCCGGTGAGCAGCCCGTCACCGCCCCCTCCGCCCCCAACCGGCTCGGCTACCGGCCGGGCCTCGACGGCGTGCGCGGCCTGGCGATCCTGCTGGTGATGGTGCACCACGCGGGCATCACGGCCCTGCTCGGCGGCCACGTGGGCGTGACCGTGTTCTTCACGCTGTCGGGGTTCCTCATCACCACCCTGCTGCTCGAGGAGCGCCAGCTCACCGGGCGCATCGACCTGGCGGCGTTCTACCTGCGCCGGGCCGCCCGGCTCCTGCCGGCGCTCGTGGTCGTGCTCGCCGTGGCCACGGTGTCGACGCTGGTCGTCCTCGGGCGCGACGGCTGGTCCGCCATCGGGTGGGGCGCCGGCTCCGCGCTGCTCTACTGCTCGAACATCATCGGGATCCTCGAGCCCGACGTGGCGCACGTGCAGATCTTCGGCTGGGCCTGGTCGCTGTCCATGGAGGAGCAGTTCTACGTCGTCTGGCCCTCGCTCATCGTCGCGGCCTTCCTGCTGCGGCGCCGGCCCCTGGTCGTGCTCAGCGCGGTCGCCGCCGTCCTCACGGTGCTCTCGGTCGCCGAGAAGCTCAGCATGGGGACGCCGCAGGGCTGGAACGGCCACCTCTACCTCGGCCCGGACACCCGCGGGGACGCCCTGCTCGTCGGCTGCCTGCTGGGGCTCGCCCTCCACGCCCGGGCGGGACGCAGGGCCGGGAGCGGCACGGGACGGCTGCGTCCGCTCGTCGCCGGGGTGGCCGGGGTCGTCGGGCTGGTGCTGCTCGCGGGGGTGGTGCACGAGGGGCTGGTCGGCGACGCCCGGACCTACCACTACGGCCTCCCCGCCACCGCGCTGGCGACCGTCGGGCTGGTCCTCGCCGTGCTCGACGCGCCGAGGTCCCCGGTGGCCCGCCTGCTCGCGCTGCGGCCGCTGGTGCGTGCCGGGCAGGTGTCCTACGGGCTGTACCTCTGGAACTTCCCGCTGCTGTGGTTCTGGGAGCACCACCGCGGTGCCCCCATCACCCACCGCGAGGCCGTCGTGTGGTTCGTCGCGACGTACGTCGTGGCGGAGCTGAGCTACCGCCTGGTCGAGCAGCCGGTGATCGAGCGCAACCGCGCCCACCTGCGGGCGAGGCGCGAGCGCCGCGCCGGGCGCCAGCCGCTGGCCCCCGCGGCGCAGCCCGCCTGA
- a CDS encoding GDP-L-fucose synthase family protein, whose protein sequence is MGEGLDRSARTYVAGHRGLVGGAVFRHLQSDGFTDVVGRTSKELDLRDRAAVDAFFDEQRPAYVVLAAAKVGGILANDTYPADFLSDNVRIQVNVLDAAARTGVQKVLFLGSSCIYPKFAPQPIREDSLLTGVLEPTNDAYAIAKIAGVLQVQALRRQHGLPYVSAMPTNLYGPGDNFDLKGSHVLPALIRKVHEAKLRGDREYVVWGTGTPRREFLHVEDLARATVALLERYDDPAPINVGVGEDVTIRELAETVADVVGFDGEIVFDTSKPDGTPRKLLDVSRIHALGWKAEIALRDGIASTYQWFLEHHADARGL, encoded by the coding sequence GTGGGCGAGGGTCTCGACAGGTCGGCACGCACCTACGTCGCCGGCCACCGCGGCCTCGTCGGCGGCGCGGTCTTCCGCCACCTGCAGTCCGACGGCTTCACCGACGTCGTGGGCCGCACGAGCAAGGAGCTCGATCTGCGCGACCGCGCGGCCGTCGACGCGTTCTTCGACGAGCAGCGCCCGGCCTACGTCGTGCTGGCGGCCGCGAAGGTCGGCGGGATCCTGGCCAACGACACGTACCCCGCGGACTTCCTCAGCGACAACGTGCGGATCCAGGTCAACGTCCTCGACGCCGCCGCGCGCACGGGCGTGCAGAAGGTGCTGTTCCTCGGCTCCAGCTGCATCTACCCGAAGTTCGCGCCGCAGCCGATCCGCGAGGACTCGCTCCTCACCGGTGTGCTCGAGCCGACCAACGACGCGTACGCCATCGCCAAGATCGCCGGCGTGCTGCAGGTGCAGGCGCTGCGCCGCCAGCACGGCCTGCCCTACGTCTCCGCGATGCCGACCAACCTCTACGGCCCCGGCGACAACTTCGACCTCAAGGGCTCGCACGTCCTGCCCGCGCTGATCCGCAAGGTGCACGAGGCAAAGCTGCGCGGCGACCGCGAGTACGTCGTGTGGGGCACGGGCACGCCGCGCCGTGAGTTCCTCCACGTCGAGGACCTCGCCCGGGCGACGGTCGCGCTGCTCGAGCGCTACGACGACCCCGCGCCGATCAACGTCGGCGTCGGCGAGGACGTGACGATCCGCGAGCTCGCGGAGACGGTGGCCGACGTCGTCGGCTTCGACGGCGAGATCGTCTTCGACACCAGCAAGCCGGACGGCACCCCGCGCAAGCTGCTCGACGTCTCGCGCATCCACGCCCTGGGCTGGAAGGCCGAGATCGCGCTGCGCGACGGCATCGCCAGCACCTACCAGTGGTTCCTCGAGCACCACGCAGACGCGCGCGGGCTGTGA
- a CDS encoding STELLO glycosyltransferase family protein: MTRSVVITTINPPTTAVRGFAASGWRTYVAGDLKTPRDWACEGVVYVGPDEQRGRLAEELPHNHYSRKLYGYLAAVADGATVVADSDDDNIPGEGWDFPAFDGEYDTAPREAGWVNIYRSFTSKHIWPRGLPLDRVLAPDSVLQEDALAPAPARVGVWQALADGDPDVDAIYRLTDGELCTFDQRPPVVLPEGTLCPYNSQNTATREELLALLYLPATVTFRFTDILRGIVAQPVMWAAGFSLGFTAATVVQERNPHDYVKDFESEIPCYLQVRESVEAVSGVVRAGAAVEDNLRAGYAELRRRGIVQDAELRLLDAWLEDLAEARTAGRALA; this comes from the coding sequence GTGACTCGTTCCGTGGTCATCACGACGATCAACCCGCCGACGACGGCGGTCAGGGGGTTCGCGGCGTCGGGCTGGCGGACGTACGTCGCGGGCGACCTCAAGACCCCCCGCGACTGGGCGTGCGAGGGCGTGGTCTACGTCGGCCCCGACGAGCAGCGCGGCCGCCTCGCAGAGGAGCTGCCCCACAACCACTACAGCCGCAAGCTGTACGGCTACCTCGCCGCGGTCGCTGACGGCGCGACCGTGGTGGCGGACAGCGACGACGACAACATCCCCGGCGAGGGGTGGGACTTCCCGGCCTTCGACGGCGAGTACGACACGGCGCCCCGCGAGGCCGGCTGGGTCAACATCTACCGCTCGTTCACCAGCAAGCACATCTGGCCGCGCGGCCTCCCGCTGGACCGCGTGCTCGCGCCCGACTCGGTGCTGCAGGAGGACGCCCTGGCGCCCGCTCCGGCGCGCGTCGGGGTCTGGCAGGCCCTGGCCGACGGCGACCCGGACGTGGACGCGATCTACCGCCTGACCGACGGCGAGCTGTGCACCTTCGACCAGCGCCCGCCGGTGGTGCTGCCGGAGGGGACGCTGTGCCCGTACAACTCCCAGAACACCGCGACGCGCGAGGAGCTGCTCGCGCTGCTCTACCTGCCCGCGACCGTGACGTTCCGCTTCACCGACATCCTGCGCGGCATCGTCGCGCAGCCGGTCATGTGGGCGGCGGGGTTCTCGCTCGGCTTCACCGCCGCCACCGTGGTCCAGGAGCGCAACCCGCACGACTACGTCAAGGACTTCGAGTCCGAGATCCCCTGCTACCTGCAGGTCCGCGAGAGCGTCGAGGCCGTCTCCGGCGTCGTGCGTGCCGGTGCTGCGGTGGAGGACAACCTGCGGGCGGGCTACGCGGAGCTGCGCCGGCGCGGCATCGTCCAGGACGCCGAGCTCCGGCTCCTCGACGCGTGGCTCGAGGACCTCGCGGAGGCCAGGACGGCGGGCCGGGCCCTGGCGTGA